A genome region from Triticum aestivum cultivar Chinese Spring chromosome 2B, IWGSC CS RefSeq v2.1, whole genome shotgun sequence includes the following:
- the LOC123045663 gene encoding 60S ribosomal protein L34 — protein MVQRLTYRKRHSYATKSNQTRVVKTPGGRLVYQYTKKRASGPKCPVTGKKIQGIPHLRPTEYKRSRLSRNRRTVNRPYGGVLSGQAVRERIIRAFLVEEQKIVKKVLKIQKTKEKQPSK, from the exons ATGGTGCAGCGCCTGACGTACCGGAAGCGGCACAGCTACGCCACCAAGTCCAACCAGACCAGGGTCGTCAAAACCCCAG GAGGGAGGCTTGTGTACCAGTACACCAAGAAAAGGGCGAGCGGGCCGAAATGTCCGGTCACCGGCAAGAAGATCCAGGGG ATACCTCATCTAAGGCCTACTGAGTACAAAAGATCAAGATTATCCAGGAACAGGAGAACAGTGAACCGTCCTTATGGTGGTGTTCTATCTGGTCAGGCTGTTAGGGAGAG GATCATCCGTGCTTTCCTTGTCGAAGAGCAAAAGATTGTGaagaaggttttgaagatccagAAGACCAAGGAGAAGCAGCCATCAAAGTGA